In the genome of Halapricum salinum, one region contains:
- a CDS encoding DNA-3-methyladenine glycosylase family protein: MHSGTIDVSSLAGSLDLQATLESGQSYLWRREDGRMYEDGEQTGGEAWYVTVVRPDESGEARLDAGEPAVVRVRQRGGLLEWESTVDAEAVVRSLLRLDDDLPAIRAATPPDSLIDAAYERYWGMRLVRDPPFGALISFICSAQMRVSRIHDMQVALAEAFGDTVDFDGRSYHAFPTPVQLAAASEAELRDLGLGYRAPYVQRSAEMVASGEAHPAEARDLSYEDAREYLTQFVGVGEKVADCVLLFSLDFLEAVPLDTWIRKTIAEYYPDCDRGNYADTSRAIRERLGGEYAGYAQTYVFHHLRNGGDD; encoded by the coding sequence ATGCACTCTGGAACGATCGACGTCTCGTCGCTCGCCGGTAGCCTCGACTTGCAGGCGACGCTCGAGAGTGGGCAGTCGTACCTCTGGCGACGAGAAGACGGACGGATGTACGAAGACGGCGAACAAACGGGTGGAGAAGCCTGGTACGTGACGGTTGTGCGGCCCGACGAGAGCGGCGAGGCGCGTCTCGACGCGGGCGAGCCGGCCGTGGTCCGGGTCCGCCAGCGTGGTGGGCTACTCGAGTGGGAGTCGACAGTCGACGCCGAGGCAGTGGTCCGCTCGCTCTTACGGCTGGACGACGACCTGCCGGCGATCCGTGCGGCGACACCCCCCGACTCCCTGATCGACGCCGCCTACGAACGCTACTGGGGGATGCGCCTCGTTCGGGATCCGCCCTTCGGCGCACTGATCTCGTTCATCTGCTCGGCCCAGATGCGCGTCTCGCGCATCCACGACATGCAGGTCGCGCTCGCGGAGGCCTTCGGTGACACTGTCGACTTCGACGGTCGGAGCTATCATGCGTTCCCGACGCCCGTCCAGCTCGCGGCGGCCAGCGAGGCCGAACTGCGCGATCTCGGTCTCGGATATCGCGCGCCATACGTTCAGCGGAGCGCCGAGATGGTCGCTTCCGGGGAGGCCCACCCTGCCGAGGCACGCGACTTGAGCTACGAGGACGCCCGCGAGTATCTGACGCAGTTCGTCGGCGTCGGCGAGAAAGTCGCTGACTGCGTCCTCCTCTTTTCGCTCGACTTTCTGGAAGCCGTCCCGCTGGATACCTGGATTCGCAAGACAATCGCCGAGTACTATCCAGACTGCGACCGCGGCAACTACGCCGACACCTCCCGGGCGATCCGTGAGCGACTCGGCGGCGAGTACGCCGGCTACGCCCAGACGTACGTCTTCCACCACCTGCGAAACGGCGGCGACGACTAG
- a CDS encoding DUF555 domain-containing protein encodes MDCRVVVEAAVPVYDVETADEAVRIAISKTGEMLNPDLNYVEINMGGRSCPHCGEELEPAFIAADESLVALELEMTVFNVERDEHAARIARKEIGQRLTNIPLDVLEIEVTDEDDEDDEDETAEESESTEDRDERETNADESRSSDGDVLPEFEELIDE; translated from the coding sequence ATGGACTGTCGCGTTGTCGTCGAAGCCGCTGTCCCCGTGTACGACGTCGAGACGGCCGACGAAGCGGTTCGGATAGCCATCTCCAAGACCGGCGAGATGCTCAATCCGGACCTCAACTACGTCGAGATCAACATGGGTGGACGCTCCTGCCCGCATTGCGGCGAGGAACTCGAACCGGCGTTCATCGCCGCCGACGAGAGTCTCGTCGCGCTCGAACTGGAGATGACCGTCTTCAACGTCGAGCGCGACGAACACGCCGCACGTATCGCCCGCAAAGAGATCGGCCAACGGCTGACGAACATCCCCCTCGATGTCCTCGAAATCGAAGTCACCGACGAAGACGACGAAGACGACGAAGACGAGACAGCCGAAGAGAGTGAAAGCACCGAAGACAGAGACGAACGCGAGACGAACGCCGACGAATCCCGGTCGAGCGACGGCGACGTTCTCCCCGAGTTCGAGGAACTGATCGACGAGTAG
- a CDS encoding UPF0058 family protein — protein sequence MKKQELIHLHGLLAQVQDHYEERTGNTVDHDEYLEQSVRPTSIHKSKTDHKAAVFALADGLCGELESEVKEPVSAAAD from the coding sequence ATGAAGAAGCAGGAGCTCATTCACCTTCACGGCCTGCTCGCACAGGTACAAGATCACTACGAAGAGCGCACCGGAAATACCGTCGACCACGACGAGTATCTCGAGCAGAGCGTGCGGCCTACATCGATTCACAAGTCGAAAACAGACCACAAAGCGGCGGTCTTCGCGCTGGCGGACGGGCTGTGTGGCGAACTCGAATCGGAAGTCAAAGAGCCAGTTTCTGCGGCTGCGGACTGA
- a CDS encoding translation initiation factor IF-2 subunit beta — MDYDDMLDRALDETPDIDGDSERFDVPDPNVRQEGNVTVYENFQATVDRLGREEDHVMKFLQNEVGTSGHIDESGRARLTGSFSKRRISEALDAYVEEFVLCSECGLPDTKLVREQGAILLQCEACGARSATSS, encoded by the coding sequence ATGGATTACGACGACATGCTCGATCGGGCACTCGACGAGACGCCCGACATCGACGGCGACAGCGAACGGTTCGACGTCCCCGACCCCAACGTTCGACAGGAAGGCAACGTCACTGTCTACGAGAACTTCCAGGCGACGGTCGACCGTCTCGGCCGTGAGGAAGACCACGTGATGAAGTTCCTCCAGAACGAGGTCGGGACCAGCGGCCACATCGACGAGAGCGGGCGCGCCCGCCTGACTGGCAGCTTTAGCAAGCGCCGGATCTCCGAGGCCCTCGACGCCTACGTCGAGGAGTTCGTCCTCTGTTCGGAGTGTGGCCTGCCGGACACCAAGCTCGTACGCGAGCAGGGAGCGATCCTGCTGCAGTGTGAGGCGTGCGGCGCGCGCTCGGCGACCAGTAGCTAG
- a CDS encoding DUF7836 family putative zinc-binding protein: MEEAYVRLLCPECAKDWESTPRDLPEPNRVFHCPNCHASRHLSEFMRTDHDLQTLKRLQ; the protein is encoded by the coding sequence ATGGAGGAAGCGTACGTTCGATTGCTCTGTCCTGAGTGTGCCAAAGACTGGGAGTCGACGCCCAGGGATCTCCCCGAACCGAATCGCGTGTTCCACTGCCCGAACTGTCACGCATCGCGACACCTCTCGGAGTTCATGCGGACCGATCACGACCTCCAGACGCTCAAGCGCCTCCAGTAA
- a CDS encoding DUF7504 family protein has protein sequence MPSHSDVQSTQSRRLRLDAGTQALVATDSLRPSLSLLPAAAYQQLLIVSPRTPATIERLVREAGGDVSTVGHLPLSATEHDYEGPMWTTESIDPSDLTGLSMQYNRALRALEDGHGWVLFDDFNTLLLYTDAERVVRFLGHVTQRTREAGVRSAITVVRDAMDDQTYASLQRAVDTEIDLR, from the coding sequence ATGCCGAGTCATAGTGACGTCCAGTCGACACAGAGTCGTCGGCTGCGGCTGGACGCCGGCACACAGGCGCTGGTCGCGACTGACTCACTGCGACCGTCGCTCTCGCTGTTGCCCGCAGCGGCCTACCAGCAGTTGTTGATCGTCTCGCCGCGAACGCCGGCAACTATCGAGCGGCTCGTCCGGGAAGCCGGCGGCGACGTTTCGACGGTGGGCCACCTCCCGCTGTCGGCGACAGAACACGACTACGAGGGGCCGATGTGGACGACCGAGAGTATCGACCCGAGCGATCTCACCGGGTTGAGTATGCAGTACAATCGCGCCCTGCGGGCGCTCGAAGACGGCCACGGCTGGGTCCTGTTCGACGACTTCAACACCCTCCTGCTGTACACCGACGCCGAGCGCGTCGTGCGGTTCCTCGGCCACGTCACCCAGCGGACCCGTGAAGCCGGTGTCAGGAGCGCGATCACCGTCGTCCGCGACGCGATGGACGACCAGACCTACGCGTCGCTCCAGCGTGCGGTCGACACGGAGATCGACCTGCGGTAG
- the trxA gene encoding thioredoxin, whose translation MTDTDELEEIREQKREELQQQTQRTPAPGEPIHVESGEHFEEVLGEYDVVLVDFYADWCGPCQMLEPVVEEIAAETDAAVAKVDVDAHQQLAAQYGVRGVPTVVLAVDGETAEQLTGVREKSHYVSLIERYSA comes from the coding sequence ATGACCGACACCGACGAGTTGGAAGAGATCCGCGAACAGAAACGTGAGGAGTTACAGCAACAGACCCAGCGGACGCCCGCGCCGGGCGAGCCGATCCACGTCGAGAGCGGTGAGCACTTCGAGGAGGTGCTCGGTGAGTACGACGTCGTGCTCGTGGACTTCTACGCGGACTGGTGTGGGCCGTGTCAGATGCTCGAACCCGTCGTCGAAGAGATCGCCGCCGAGACCGACGCCGCGGTCGCGAAAGTTGACGTCGACGCCCACCAGCAGCTGGCCGCCCAGTACGGTGTCCGCGGCGTTCCGACCGTCGTGTTGGCGGTCGACGGCGAGACGGCCGAACAGCTGACGGGCGTCCGTGAGAAGAGCCACTACGTGTCGCTGATCGAGCGCTACAGCGCGTAG
- a CDS encoding helix-turn-helix domain-containing protein produces MPESMTEYLSQDMECEGLLECIHGLKELDKEVFRTLTRAEEPLTVDEIAEAVQRERSTAYRSVQRLLSSGFIQKEQVNYEQGGYYHVYRPTDPDQIADDMQRVLNDWYAKMGQLIGEFREEYKQSVPAE; encoded by the coding sequence ATGCCAGAATCGATGACCGAGTATCTCTCACAGGACATGGAGTGTGAGGGGCTACTGGAGTGTATCCACGGACTGAAAGAACTCGACAAGGAAGTGTTTCGGACGCTGACGCGCGCGGAGGAGCCGCTGACGGTCGACGAGATCGCAGAGGCGGTCCAGCGCGAGCGCTCGACTGCCTACCGGTCGGTCCAGCGACTGCTCTCGTCGGGGTTCATCCAGAAAGAGCAGGTCAACTACGAGCAGGGCGGGTACTACCACGTCTACCGGCCGACCGACCCAGATCAGATCGCCGACGACATGCAGCGCGTGCTCAACGACTGGTACGCGAAGATGGGGCAGTTGATCGGCGAGTTCCGCGAGGAGTACAAACAGTCCGTTCCTGCCGAGTGA
- a CDS encoding DUF7550 family protein: MADEHETTDGEQEHDTTHDHHDEHDHGADRPDYDPENVELPSREPPLRSTAPQSDFTMRQVLTGVVVLAIGLAVVFGIPLALA, encoded by the coding sequence ATGGCCGACGAGCACGAGACTACTGACGGCGAGCAGGAACACGACACGACCCACGATCACCACGACGAACACGACCACGGCGCGGATCGCCCGGACTACGATCCCGAGAACGTCGAGTTGCCGTCCCGAGAACCCCCACTTCGAAGCACTGCTCCCCAGAGCGACTTCACGATGCGCCAGGTGCTGACGGGCGTCGTCGTACTCGCGATCGGACTGGCAGTCGTCTTCGGAATCCCGCTGGCACTGGCGTGA
- the hisF gene encoding imidazole glycerol phosphate synthase subunit HisF: MLTKRIIPCIDVDLDDEGNAAVYTGVNFEDLEYTGDPVEMAKRYNRAGADEFVFLDITASAEGRETMLDTVESVADEVFIPLTVGGGIRTREDIKETLRAGADKVSINSGAIAEPDLIDEGARAFGSQCIVISVDAKRRFDEQGEYYAEVDGESCWFECTVKGGREGTGLDVVEWVQEAEDRGAGELFVNSIDADGTKDGYDIPLTKAVCDTVSTPVIASSGCGGPEDMYEVFTEAGADAGLAASIFHFEEYSISRVKEYLDERGVPVRL; encoded by the coding sequence ATGCTCACCAAACGGATCATCCCCTGTATCGACGTCGACCTGGACGACGAGGGGAACGCAGCGGTGTACACGGGGGTCAACTTCGAAGACCTCGAATACACGGGCGACCCCGTCGAGATGGCCAAACGCTACAATCGCGCGGGGGCCGACGAGTTCGTCTTCCTGGACATTACCGCCTCCGCGGAGGGGCGAGAGACCATGCTCGATACCGTCGAGTCCGTCGCCGACGAGGTCTTCATCCCCCTGACTGTCGGGGGCGGCATTCGAACTCGCGAAGACATCAAAGAAACCCTCCGGGCGGGCGCGGACAAGGTGTCGATCAACTCCGGGGCTATCGCCGAACCCGACCTCATCGACGAGGGTGCGCGAGCGTTCGGCAGCCAGTGTATCGTCATCAGCGTCGACGCCAAGCGCCGCTTCGACGAACAGGGCGAGTACTACGCCGAGGTCGACGGCGAGTCCTGCTGGTTCGAGTGCACGGTCAAAGGCGGACGCGAAGGCACCGGCCTCGACGTCGTCGAGTGGGTCCAGGAAGCCGAAGATCGGGGTGCGGGCGAGCTGTTCGTCAACTCAATCGACGCCGACGGGACCAAAGACGGCTACGACATCCCGCTGACCAAAGCTGTCTGTGACACCGTCTCGACGCCCGTGATCGCCTCCTCGGGCTGTGGCGGCCCCGAAGACATGTACGAGGTCTTCACTGAAGCTGGCGCGGACGCCGGCCTCGCGGCCTCGATCTTCCACTTCGAGGAGTACTCGATCTCGCGCGTCAAGGAGTATCTCGACGAGCGCGGCGTGCCGGTGCGGCTCTAA
- a CDS encoding zinc ribbon domain-containing protein has product MKWRCPQCGKPHEKNDPPCDNCGHHKFERAVVPTASADEDHEQFVWACTECGRHHQRNNPPCSRCGNAKFEKEPLDYDEFDPGSTASYFDLVGRLEVSAALVIVALVTVGVLGFLGVINVPGLTPQGPPTVENVPGNETAVGDVSLADVETSVFGELNVDRTPRIGRAGGLDAIATYVNQRTVKSAYTDTDGRISDDQLRQFDVSCSGRLGYLPLQTREPVNDGDTADAVAREFTPTLESIRTAETGEQTYRLENVGIDAHAGPDGRVFVTVAFCQTAAS; this is encoded by the coding sequence GTGAAGTGGCGCTGTCCGCAGTGTGGCAAACCCCACGAGAAAAACGACCCGCCGTGTGACAACTGCGGCCATCACAAGTTCGAGCGAGCAGTCGTCCCCACCGCCAGCGCCGACGAAGACCACGAACAGTTCGTCTGGGCCTGCACCGAGTGCGGTCGCCACCACCAGCGCAACAACCCGCCCTGTAGTCGGTGTGGCAACGCGAAATTCGAGAAGGAACCCCTCGATTACGACGAGTTTGATCCCGGCAGTACAGCGAGCTACTTCGATCTCGTCGGCCGGCTCGAAGTCAGCGCGGCCCTGGTCATCGTCGCGCTCGTCACGGTGGGCGTCCTCGGCTTCCTCGGCGTGATCAACGTCCCGGGGCTCACCCCACAGGGGCCGCCGACCGTCGAGAACGTGCCGGGCAACGAAACGGCAGTCGGCGACGTCTCGCTGGCCGACGTCGAGACGTCGGTCTTCGGTGAACTGAACGTCGACCGGACACCGCGAATCGGGCGGGCCGGCGGACTCGACGCGATAGCGACGTACGTCAACCAGCGGACCGTCAAGAGCGCCTACACTGACACCGATGGCAGAATCAGCGACGATCAACTCCGTCAGTTCGACGTCAGTTGTTCTGGACGACTGGGATACCTACCACTGCAGACGCGCGAACCCGTCAACGATGGAGACACTGCCGACGCAGTTGCGCGTGAGTTTACACCAACACTCGAATCGATTCGAACGGCCGAGACTGGAGAACAGACCTACCGACTCGAAAACGTCGGCATCGACGCCCACGCTGGCCCAGACGGGCGCGTGTTCGTGACCGTGGCGTTCTGTCAGACCGCGGCCTCGTAG
- a CDS encoding DNA-directed RNA polymerase subunit L, whose amino-acid sequence MDLRVIEKDENALSIEIAGEDHTFMNVLKGALLETDGVAAATYDMNPEQSGGQTDPVLTIKTEEGTDALDALEDGTDRVIEKTDALSEAYEAAV is encoded by the coding sequence ATGGACCTGCGGGTCATCGAGAAAGACGAGAACGCGCTCTCTATCGAGATTGCTGGTGAGGATCACACGTTCATGAACGTACTCAAAGGCGCGCTGCTGGAGACCGACGGCGTCGCCGCCGCGACCTACGACATGAACCCCGAACAGTCCGGGGGCCAGACCGACCCCGTGCTGACGATCAAGACCGAGGAGGGGACGGACGCACTGGACGCGCTGGAAGACGGCACGGATCGCGTCATCGAGAAGACCGACGCGCTGAGCGAGGCCTACGAGGCCGCGGTCTGA
- a CDS encoding NAD(P)/FAD-dependent oxidoreductase, giving the protein MTAQVVVLGSGYAGAGAINSLEAELGDEADITWISDVDYHLVLHEVHRCIKDPSVQEQITVPVDAIKSADTRFLQGTVTDVDTDTRTVVLEDDRTVDYDYLLIGIGSRTAFFGIEGLREHAHTLKSLDDALAIHDAVTEAGREATKSDPAEVVVGGAGLSGIQVAGEVAEYREKARAPIDITLVEGLDNILPESDPELQGALRSRLEARDVQIETGEFIGEVDAEKIYVGDDAEMSYDVLVWTGGITGREAMQHVALDKDERSNRVRAETTFQTDDERVFAIGDAALVDQNGEPAPPTAQAAWQAAELVGENIARQMRGQPLKPWKFKDKGTAISIGEEAVAHDVMLLPISTFGGLPAKLLKKAIAARWIADVSSIRRALRAWPDM; this is encoded by the coding sequence ATGACAGCGCAGGTCGTCGTCCTCGGCTCCGGGTACGCGGGTGCAGGAGCCATCAACAGCCTGGAAGCCGAGCTGGGCGACGAGGCCGATATTACGTGGATCTCGGACGTCGACTACCATCTCGTCCTTCACGAAGTTCACCGCTGTATCAAAGACCCAAGCGTGCAGGAGCAGATTACCGTCCCCGTCGACGCGATCAAATCCGCGGACACACGCTTCCTCCAGGGGACCGTCACGGACGTCGACACCGACACACGCACGGTCGTCCTCGAAGACGATCGGACTGTCGACTACGACTACCTGCTGATCGGGATCGGCTCTCGGACGGCCTTCTTCGGGATCGAGGGTCTCCGCGAGCACGCCCACACCCTCAAGAGTCTCGACGACGCACTGGCCATCCACGACGCCGTCACCGAGGCCGGCCGCGAGGCGACGAAATCCGATCCCGCCGAAGTCGTCGTCGGCGGGGCCGGGCTCTCGGGGATCCAGGTCGCCGGCGAGGTCGCGGAGTACCGCGAGAAGGCGCGTGCCCCCATCGACATCACGCTCGTCGAAGGGCTGGACAACATCCTTCCCGAGAGCGATCCCGAACTGCAGGGCGCACTCAGGAGCCGTCTGGAAGCCCGGGACGTCCAGATCGAGACTGGCGAGTTCATCGGCGAGGTCGACGCCGAGAAAATCTACGTCGGCGACGACGCGGAGATGTCCTACGACGTCCTCGTCTGGACCGGCGGGATCACCGGTCGCGAGGCCATGCAACACGTCGCCCTCGACAAGGACGAGCGGTCCAATCGCGTCCGCGCGGAGACGACCTTCCAGACCGACGACGAGCGCGTGTTCGCCATCGGCGACGCCGCGCTGGTCGACCAGAACGGCGAACCAGCGCCGCCGACCGCCCAGGCCGCCTGGCAGGCCGCCGAACTCGTCGGTGAGAACATCGCCCGACAGATGCGCGGCCAGCCGTTGAAGCCCTGGAAATTCAAAGACAAAGGGACGGCCATCTCCATCGGTGAGGAGGCTGTCGCCCACGACGTCATGCTGCTGCCCATCTCGACGTTCGGTGGCCTGCCCGCCAAACTCTTGAAGAAGGCCATCGCCGCGCGCTGGATCGCCGACGTCTCCTCGATCCGCCGGGCGCTGCGAGCCTGGCCCGATATGTAG
- a CDS encoding DUF7139 domain-containing protein yields MSDDDSPEGEDLPDNVLFDLYRQYIGEPDDRIDVYLGFGLFFGGIALAGLALVLFIGASLFAFESDPFWLFREISFGMGMMAVPTLLLGILVLLPVDNRAIYAGAAGTAITFVAVIGFAILYPYNFNVEGAQYTAHVVVSYAVGMALVLVSTGVALVAHQIERAKPGPADIEPMEEPEPTESYSDEEIRRDIEDAMNDVDITWGGVEKHEGTSLTFDLEEEGYDFSGMQVEAKKVTSSSTTDDQVQGLKAMKGGENKTATSTSTVDDQTTKLNELRQKRKEDQEKAKTATATKSVGGGGIIERLKRLLRIS; encoded by the coding sequence ATGAGCGACGACGACAGCCCGGAGGGCGAGGACCTTCCGGACAACGTGCTGTTCGACCTGTATCGACAGTACATCGGGGAGCCAGACGACCGAATCGACGTCTACCTGGGGTTCGGCCTGTTCTTCGGCGGAATCGCGCTCGCCGGGCTGGCGCTGGTCCTGTTCATCGGCGCCTCGCTGTTCGCCTTCGAGAGCGATCCGTTCTGGCTGTTCCGCGAAATTTCGTTCGGGATGGGGATGATGGCCGTCCCGACGCTGCTGCTGGGGATTCTGGTGTTGTTGCCAGTCGACAACCGGGCGATCTACGCCGGCGCGGCAGGGACGGCGATCACCTTCGTCGCCGTCATCGGGTTTGCGATCCTCTATCCCTACAACTTCAACGTTGAGGGTGCCCAATACACCGCCCACGTCGTCGTCTCCTACGCCGTCGGGATGGCGCTCGTGCTCGTCTCGACCGGGGTGGCGCTGGTCGCTCACCAGATCGAGCGCGCCAAACCCGGGCCGGCGGACATCGAGCCGATGGAAGAGCCCGAGCCCACCGAATCCTACAGCGACGAGGAGATCCGGCGGGACATCGAGGACGCGATGAACGACGTCGACATCACCTGGGGTGGCGTCGAGAAACACGAGGGGACCTCGCTGACCTTCGATCTCGAAGAAGAAGGCTACGACTTCTCAGGCATGCAAGTCGAAGCGAAGAAGGTCACCAGCTCCTCAACGACCGACGACCAGGTCCAGGGCCTGAAAGCGATGAAAGGTGGCGAGAACAAGACTGCGACGTCCACCTCGACGGTCGACGACCAGACGACCAAACTCAACGAGCTCCGGCAGAAGCGAAAAGAAGACCAGGAAAAAGCCAAGACGGCAACCGCTACGAAATCAGTTGGAGGGGGCGGCATTATCGAGCGTCTGAAACGTCTATTGCGCATCTCGTAG
- a CDS encoding cell division protein FtsA, with product MAKGLDVGTMNIISAQQEGNETVFVQQRNSFVEIEYSDMAEQMLSRSDVLHIRKDDKVYVVGDDALNFANIFNKETRRPMKHGILSSDEKSAIPMMKLIIEQVVGSPSHPNEKIYFSTPADPIDSDLSTLYHQKTIESFLDDMGYDAEPINEGMSVIYSELADNDFTGLGISFGAGMTNVCLAYYAVPVMKFSVARGGDWVDEQAAQATGTPVDKVTSIKEEDFELDFTTDVGGVEGALSIYYENLLDYVIENIQREVDEEDVEEGLDVPVVVTGGTSSPKGFTKLFERHLEEANIPFSISGVSHADEPMYSVARGGLVAARSDEEQPQQEADEEEAEAVEAED from the coding sequence ATGGCGAAAGGACTAGACGTCGGCACCATGAACATCATTTCGGCACAGCAGGAAGGCAACGAGACCGTCTTCGTTCAGCAGCGGAACTCGTTCGTCGAGATCGAATATTCGGACATGGCCGAGCAGATGCTTAGCCGTTCGGACGTACTCCACATCCGTAAGGACGACAAGGTCTACGTCGTCGGGGACGACGCCCTGAACTTCGCGAATATTTTCAACAAGGAGACACGACGTCCGATGAAACACGGGATCCTCTCCTCGGACGAGAAGTCCGCGATCCCGATGATGAAACTCATCATCGAGCAGGTCGTCGGCTCGCCGAGCCACCCCAACGAGAAGATCTACTTCTCGACGCCGGCCGACCCGATCGACTCGGACCTCTCGACGCTGTATCACCAGAAAACCATCGAGAGCTTCCTCGACGACATGGGCTACGACGCCGAACCCATCAACGAGGGGATGTCCGTCATCTATTCCGAACTTGCAGACAACGACTTCACCGGGCTCGGGATCAGCTTCGGTGCCGGGATGACCAACGTCTGTCTGGCCTACTACGCCGTGCCAGTCATGAAGTTCTCGGTCGCCCGTGGTGGCGACTGGGTCGACGAGCAGGCCGCCCAGGCCACGGGCACGCCCGTCGACAAGGTCACCTCGATCAAAGAGGAGGACTTCGAGCTGGACTTCACCACCGACGTCGGCGGCGTCGAGGGTGCCCTGTCGATCTACTACGAGAACCTGCTGGACTACGTCATCGAGAACATCCAGCGTGAGGTCGACGAGGAGGACGTTGAAGAAGGACTGGACGTTCCGGTCGTCGTCACCGGCGGGACCTCCTCGCCGAAAGGCTTCACCAAGCTGTTCGAGCGACACCTCGAAGAGGCCAACATTCCGTTCTCGATCAGCGGCGTCTCCCACGCCGACGAGCCGATGTACTCCGTCGCACGCGGTGGCCTCGTGGCCGCTCGCTCGGACGAAGAGCAGCCCCAGCAAGAGGCAGACGAAGAGGAAGCCGAAGCCGTCGAAGCCGAGGACTAG
- a CDS encoding zf-TFIIB domain-containing protein, protein MDCSRCGGELETYSLGEKEAYVCTDCGFADTPVEHEATKRPEPEPWAAALKRFHEKFVEGDAAIVGSGETAALVEIDRDQSADEAVPPTDDVDEKAVAGESDEKDVAADENGRPDEAVQDDDVDDASEDVGEEREKPA, encoded by the coding sequence ATGGACTGTTCCCGGTGCGGGGGCGAGCTGGAAACGTACTCGCTGGGTGAGAAGGAGGCCTACGTGTGCACCGACTGCGGATTCGCCGACACACCGGTCGAGCACGAGGCGACAAAACGGCCGGAGCCGGAACCCTGGGCAGCCGCGTTGAAGCGCTTCCACGAGAAGTTCGTCGAAGGTGACGCCGCCATCGTCGGCTCGGGCGAGACTGCCGCGCTCGTCGAGATCGATCGCGATCAATCCGCGGACGAAGCGGTACCACCAACAGACGACGTGGACGAGAAGGCCGTAGCAGGGGAGTCTGACGAGAAAGACGTCGCGGCCGACGAGAACGGAAGGCCAGACGAGGCAGTGCAAGATGACGACGTCGATGACGCCTCGGAGGACGTCGGCGAAGAGCGCGAGAAGCCAGCCTGA
- the ubaA gene encoding SAMP-activating enzyme E1 has translation MALGLDQTQLDRYSRHIILDDVGPDGQAALLDASVLVVGAGGLGSPVIQYLAAAGVGRLGIADDDVVERSNLQRQVIHGERDIDRPKVASAAEFVADLNPDVDVETHEIRIGPETVMDLVDGYDVVVDATDNFQARYLINDACALADIPVSHGAVYRFEGQVSTFERGPDSPCYRCLFPEAPPEGAIPDCATAGVLGVVPGMIGTVQATETIKLLLDHGDSLSGRLWCVDASRMDVESVPIRANPNCPVCSENPDIESVHDVTYADRCGIPAE, from the coding sequence ATGGCACTCGGGCTCGACCAGACCCAGCTCGATCGGTACTCCCGACACATCATCCTCGACGACGTCGGCCCCGATGGACAGGCGGCACTGCTAGACGCCAGCGTCCTCGTCGTCGGTGCCGGCGGCCTGGGGTCGCCAGTGATTCAGTACCTCGCTGCCGCGGGCGTCGGCCGACTGGGTATCGCCGACGACGACGTCGTCGAGCGCTCGAATCTCCAGCGCCAGGTGATCCACGGCGAGCGCGACATCGATCGCCCGAAAGTCGCCAGCGCTGCCGAGTTCGTCGCCGACCTGAATCCAGACGTCGACGTCGAGACCCACGAAATTCGCATCGGTCCGGAGACGGTCATGGACCTCGTCGACGGCTACGACGTCGTCGTCGACGCCACCGACAACTTCCAGGCGCGCTATCTCATCAACGACGCCTGCGCCCTCGCCGATATCCCGGTCTCTCACGGCGCAGTCTATCGCTTCGAGGGACAGGTCTCGACGTTCGAGCGCGGTCCCGATTCGCCCTGTTACCGCTGTCTGTTTCCCGAAGCCCCACCGGAGGGTGCGATCCCGGACTGCGCGACCGCCGGCGTCCTCGGCGTCGTCCCCGGAATGATCGGAACGGTCCAGGCCACCGAGACGATCAAGCTCCTGCTCGACCACGGCGACTCTCTTTCCGGCCGGCTCTGGTGTGTCGACGCCAGCCGGATGGACGTCGAGTCGGTCCCGATCCGAGCAAATCCCAATTGCCCGGTCTGCAGTGAGAATCCCGACATCGAGTCGGTCCACGACGTGACCTACGCCGATCGCTGTGGAATCCCTGCGGAGTAG